From the genome of Psychroserpens ponticola, one region includes:
- a CDS encoding glycosyltransferase family 2 protein: protein MNISVVIPLLNEQDSLKELYDWIANVMQSNRFSYEIIFIDDGSTDDSWLTIMQLSQKDENVKGIRFLKNFGKSQALHAGFAKTQGDVVITMDADLQDNPDEIPELYNMIVVDKYDLISGWKKKRYDSIISKNLPSKLFNWAARKTSGVKLNDFNCGLKAYDNKVVKNIEVSGEMHRYIPVLAKNAGFTKIGEKIVQHQARKYGETKFGMDRFINGFLDLLTIWFISRFGKRPMHLFGALGFLMFGIGFAFSLYLGVDKLFLNPTGRLITQRPQFYIALSTMIIGTQFFVAGFLGEIILRTKENKQRYLIKQELNL from the coding sequence ATGAATATATCAGTAGTCATACCACTACTTAACGAACAAGACTCTTTAAAAGAACTTTACGATTGGATTGCAAATGTCATGCAGTCCAATCGTTTTTCGTATGAAATCATCTTTATTGATGATGGCAGCACAGACGATTCGTGGTTAACGATTATGCAACTCTCTCAAAAAGACGAGAACGTTAAAGGGATTCGTTTTCTTAAAAACTTTGGAAAATCTCAAGCCTTACATGCAGGTTTTGCAAAGACTCAAGGTGATGTTGTTATTACCATGGATGCAGATTTACAAGACAATCCGGATGAAATCCCTGAACTCTACAACATGATAGTTGTTGATAAATATGACTTAATTTCAGGATGGAAGAAAAAAAGGTACGATTCTATAATATCAAAAAATTTACCTTCAAAACTATTTAATTGGGCTGCTAGAAAAACTTCTGGTGTTAAATTAAACGACTTTAATTGTGGTTTAAAAGCTTACGATAATAAAGTGGTTAAAAACATTGAAGTTAGTGGTGAAATGCATCGCTATATTCCAGTCCTAGCAAAAAATGCTGGTTTCACAAAAATTGGTGAAAAAATTGTGCAACATCAAGCCAGAAAATATGGTGAAACTAAATTTGGAATGGATCGTTTTATAAATGGCTTTTTAGACTTACTAACCATTTGGTTTATTTCTCGATTTGGGAAAAGGCCTATGCACCTCTTCGGCGCTTTAGGTTTTTTAATGTTTGGTATTGGTTTTGCCTTTTCTTTATATTTAGGTGTCGACAAATTATTCCTAAATCCAACTGGGAGATTAATTACACAACGACCTCAATTTTATATTGCTCTATCAACGATGATTATTGGTACACAGTTTTTTGTTGCTGGATTTTTAGGAGAAATAATTTTAAGAACCAAAGAGAACAAACAACGTTACCTAATAAAGCAAGAATTAAACCTATAA
- a CDS encoding GlmU family protein translates to MNYILFDGPSRNNLLPFTFTKPVAEIRVGILTIREKWEKQLGFTTTTITEDYLSEKFPMVEMDSNVMINASYLPNNELVALVKNLRANQAIFKGEDVIAFFSKDTQDEVNFDTYEAIEYNSDLIKIEHTWDIFSKNGEAINEDFELLTQNRKSQPIPDSNNCINAQNIFIEEGAKIEFATLNASSGPIYIGKDAEIMEGSLVRGPFALCEHATLKLAAKIYGPTTIGPHSKVGGEVNNSVLFGYSNKGHDGFLGNSVIGEWCNLGADTNNSNLKNNYAEVRLWNYETQGFAKTGLQFCGLMMGDHSKCGINTMFNTGTVVGVSANIFGSGFPRNFVPSFSWGGNSGFTTYLTKKAFEVAEVVMKRRDIEFSDVDKAILEYIFEETKQWRKKDE, encoded by the coding sequence ATGAACTACATTCTTTTTGATGGTCCTTCACGTAATAATTTATTACCATTTACATTCACAAAACCAGTAGCAGAAATAAGAGTTGGTATTTTAACCATTAGAGAAAAATGGGAAAAACAGTTAGGCTTTACCACAACCACAATCACAGAAGACTACCTTTCTGAGAAATTTCCAATGGTTGAAATGGATTCTAATGTCATGATTAACGCGTCGTATTTGCCAAATAATGAATTAGTCGCCTTGGTAAAAAATCTAAGAGCGAATCAAGCCATTTTTAAAGGTGAAGATGTAATTGCGTTCTTTTCTAAAGATACTCAAGATGAGGTCAATTTTGATACTTATGAAGCTATAGAATATAATTCAGATCTCATTAAGATTGAACACACTTGGGATATTTTTTCAAAAAATGGTGAAGCAATAAATGAAGATTTTGAATTATTAACTCAGAATCGTAAATCTCAACCCATTCCAGATTCAAATAATTGTATCAATGCTCAAAATATCTTCATTGAAGAAGGTGCAAAAATTGAGTTTGCAACTTTAAATGCTAGTTCTGGTCCAATTTATATTGGAAAAGATGCCGAAATTATGGAAGGAAGTTTAGTTAGAGGACCTTTCGCTCTTTGTGAACATGCAACGCTAAAATTAGCTGCTAAAATTTATGGGCCAACGACTATTGGACCACATAGTAAAGTTGGAGGAGAAGTGAATAATTCTGTTCTTTTTGGCTACTCTAATAAAGGTCATGATGGTTTTTTGGGAAATTCTGTTATAGGTGAATGGTGTAATCTTGGTGCAGATACTAATAATTCTAATTTAAAAAATAATTATGCTGAAGTGCGTCTTTGGAATTATGAGACTCAAGGATTTGCTAAAACTGGATTGCAGTTTTGTGGATTAATGATGGGAGATCATAGCAAATGTGGAATCAATACCATGTTTAATACTGGTACAGTTGTTGGTGTAAGTGCTAATATATTTGGAAGCGGTTTTCCTAGAAATTTTGTGCCTAGTTTTAGTTGGGGCGGAAATTCTGGGTTTACGACTTATCTCACTAAAAAAGCGTTTGAAGTTGCAGAAGTAGTTATGAAACGAAGAGATATAGAGTTTTCAGATGTTGATAAAGCAATACTTGAGTATATTTTTGAAGAGACCAAACAATGGCGAAAAAAAGACGAATAA
- a CDS encoding GNAT family N-acetyltransferase — protein MIDAAELIDNDFLRQFELKVEGELAKIEYALQDRKIFLTKLIIPDGIKSEDFEEEFLTLVFENIAERNISVVPTSPEIAKFIRRHRKYKKMLPVGIRI, from the coding sequence ATGATTGATGCAGCAGAACTGATTGACAACGACTTTTTACGTCAATTTGAACTTAAGGTTGAAGGTGAACTTGCCAAAATTGAATACGCTCTCCAAGATCGTAAAATATTCTTAACAAAACTTATTATTCCTGATGGAATTAAATCAGAAGATTTTGAAGAAGAATTTTTGACTCTAGTCTTTGAAAATATTGCAGAACGCAATATTAGCGTAGTTCCAACGAGTCCTGAAATTGCTAAATTTATTAGACGACACCGAAAGTATAAAAAGATGCTACCAGTTGGCATAAGAATATAA
- a CDS encoding phospho-sugar mutase: protein MKHIEPQLLERVNTWLTSTFDTETKDYIKNLMANDTKELTESFYKDLEFGTGGMRGVMGIGTNRINKFTLGKNTQGLSNYIKQSFPNEALKVAIAFDCRHNSKTLAKVVADVFSANGIKVFLFEDLRPTPELSFALKHLNCHCGIVLTASHNPPEYNGYKVYWQDGGQLVPPQDAEIIAEINRLDYSEIKFEANHNLIQYIGKEIDDVFINESIKNGSFNTSKDAKENLNIVFTSLHGTSITAIPETLKRAGYTNVHIVEEQREPNGDFPTVKSPNPEEPEALKMATELASKVDGDIVIGTDPDCDRLGVVVRNLEGELVILNGNQTMLLMTNFLLKQWKNNNKINGNQFIGSTIVSTPMMSVLADSYNVECKIGLTGFKWIAKMIKDFHTMDFVGGGEESFGFMVGDFVRDKDAVTSTLLACEIAAQAKANGISVYKELIELYVEHGFYKERLISITKKGIEGAQEIKQMMVDARENPLQEVNGSKVVRIEDYQLSIAKDFNTGEETSIDVPKSNVLIYYTQDGSKIALRPSGTEPKIKFYISVNTTLDNVSEFKATEQKLETRIDTILKDMKLK from the coding sequence ATGAAACACATTGAACCTCAACTTTTAGAACGCGTAAATACTTGGTTAACATCTACTTTTGATACCGAAACCAAAGATTACATAAAAAACTTAATGGCTAACGATACTAAAGAACTCACAGAAAGTTTTTATAAGGACTTAGAATTTGGTACTGGTGGAATGCGTGGTGTAATGGGAATTGGCACTAATCGTATCAATAAATTTACACTTGGCAAAAACACACAAGGTTTAAGTAACTATATAAAACAATCGTTTCCTAATGAAGCGCTTAAAGTTGCCATTGCTTTCGATTGCAGACATAATAGTAAAACATTAGCAAAAGTGGTTGCTGATGTGTTTTCTGCTAACGGAATAAAAGTATTCCTTTTTGAAGACTTACGTCCAACTCCAGAATTATCATTCGCACTAAAACATTTAAATTGCCATTGTGGCATTGTCTTAACTGCATCACATAATCCTCCAGAATATAATGGTTATAAAGTGTATTGGCAAGATGGCGGACAATTAGTTCCACCACAAGATGCAGAGATTATTGCTGAAATTAATCGTTTGGACTATTCTGAAATTAAATTTGAAGCTAATCATAATTTAATTCAATATATCGGAAAAGAAATCGATGATGTTTTTATTAATGAATCTATAAAAAACGGAAGTTTTAACACATCAAAAGACGCTAAAGAAAATTTAAATATCGTCTTTACTTCATTGCATGGAACCTCTATTACCGCAATACCAGAAACCTTAAAACGAGCGGGTTACACCAATGTTCATATTGTTGAAGAACAACGTGAACCTAATGGTGATTTCCCAACTGTAAAATCACCAAATCCTGAAGAACCTGAGGCACTAAAAATGGCAACAGAATTAGCTTCAAAAGTTGATGGCGATATTGTTATTGGTACAGATCCTGATTGTGATAGATTAGGTGTTGTGGTTAGAAATTTAGAAGGTGAATTAGTGATTCTTAATGGAAATCAAACCATGTTACTTATGACTAACTTTCTATTAAAACAATGGAAAAACAATAACAAAATTAATGGAAATCAATTTATAGGATCTACAATTGTATCCACTCCAATGATGTCTGTTCTTGCAGATTCATACAATGTAGAATGCAAAATCGGTTTAACTGGTTTTAAATGGATTGCTAAGATGATTAAAGACTTTCATACGATGGATTTTGTAGGTGGTGGAGAAGAAAGTTTTGGCTTTATGGTTGGTGATTTTGTTAGAGATAAGGATGCAGTAACTTCTACACTTCTAGCTTGTGAAATTGCAGCTCAAGCAAAGGCAAATGGCATTTCAGTCTACAAAGAATTAATAGAACTTTACGTAGAACATGGCTTTTATAAAGAACGTTTGATATCTATTACTAAAAAAGGAATTGAAGGTGCTCAGGAAATTAAACAAATGATGGTTGATGCACGTGAAAATCCATTACAAGAAGTCAATGGCTCAAAAGTTGTGCGAATTGAAGATTATCAATTGTCTATTGCTAAAGATTTTAATACAGGAGAAGAAACAAGTATTGATGTACCTAAATCTAATGTCTTGATTTATTATACGCAAGACGGAAGTAAAATTGCATTACGACCTAGTGGAACTGAACCTAAAATTAAATTTTATATCAGCGTTAACACAACATTAGACAATGTGTCAGAATTTAAAGCAACGGAACAAAAATTGGAAACTAGAATTGACACTATCCTTAAGGATATGAAATTAAAATAA
- a CDS encoding DUF4199 domain-containing protein — METEKITTGKFAMNYGIILGVIMIVLNVISYVTGQAMEGAQWPQVVYYIIFPIVIMYAISKYKNYNANVLTLGNAIKLGVVIGIISAIVYILYGLLFNYVIDPEFMSQLMEVTIDKMIVDNPDMPQAQIDQTVKMMEMMFNPLIGSAFWIAMSALFGLIWSLIGGLVMKSNS; from the coding sequence ATGGAAACAGAAAAGATTACAACTGGAAAATTTGCAATGAATTATGGCATCATCCTAGGTGTTATAATGATTGTATTAAATGTTATAAGTTATGTCACTGGGCAAGCTATGGAAGGTGCGCAATGGCCACAAGTCGTTTATTACATTATTTTCCCAATAGTAATCATGTATGCAATAAGCAAGTATAAAAATTACAATGCAAATGTATTAACACTTGGAAACGCAATTAAATTAGGTGTAGTAATTGGAATCATAAGTGCAATCGTTTATATTCTTTACGGACTTCTTTTCAATTATGTGATAGATCCTGAATTCATGTCACAACTCATGGAAGTAACCATTGATAAAATGATTGTTGATAACCCAGATATGCCACAAGCACAGATTGATCAAACCGTGAAAATGATGGAAATGATGTTTAATCCACTTATTGGATCTGCATTTTGGATAGCAATGAGTGCTCTTTTTGGTTTAATTTGGTCATTAATTGGCGGATTAGTAATGAAAAGCAACTCATAA
- a CDS encoding ABC transporter substrate-binding protein codes for MSNILKPLYSKYSFSMAILSVFALFLLFSCGNESNSDKNHLVFKYNEHKNIGSLDPAFAKDNADIWAINQLFNGLVQMDENLNVQPCIAKDWTISEDALTYSFSLRNDVQFHKHQLFGNDSTKIVTAVDFEYSFNRLLDKKIASPGSWTLNKVEKFTAINDTLFQIQLKQAFPAFLGLLTMKYCSVVPKEIVEHNKTDFRSHPIGTGPFKFKRWEENLKLVFRKNETYFETDSNGQQLPYLEAVAITFLPDKQSEFLQFAQGNIDFVSGLDASYKDEILTASGQLRPSYETEVNMIRGPYLNTEYLAFYMETELPELQSDMLRKAINYGFDRQKMMTYLRNGIGIPANGGFIPKGLPGYDETIGFSFQPEKAKQLVQQFKTETGITNPEITITTTSNYLSFCEYIQRELQKIGIIVNIDVIPPATLKDAKANGKLDLFRASWVADYPDAENYLSLYYSKNFAPNGPNYTHFKSELFDQWYEKAFTITDTKSREILYTKMDSLVMVKTPVVPLFYDEVVRFTRKQVSGLGINPINLLDLKRVRKTN; via the coding sequence ATGAGCAATATCCTAAAACCTCTGTATAGCAAATATTCATTTTCAATGGCAATATTGAGTGTATTTGCTCTTTTTTTGCTCTTTTCATGCGGAAATGAATCGAATTCTGATAAAAACCACCTTGTTTTTAAATATAATGAACATAAAAATATAGGATCATTAGATCCAGCATTTGCAAAAGATAATGCAGATATTTGGGCTATTAATCAATTATTTAATGGTTTGGTTCAAATGGATGAAAATCTGAATGTACAACCTTGTATTGCTAAAGATTGGACAATTTCTGAAGATGCACTCACCTATTCGTTTTCACTTCGGAATGATGTACAGTTTCATAAACATCAATTATTTGGAAACGATTCAACCAAAATAGTAACAGCAGTTGATTTTGAATATAGTTTCAACCGCTTGTTAGATAAAAAAATAGCATCTCCAGGAAGTTGGACTCTTAATAAAGTCGAAAAATTTACAGCTATTAATGACACACTATTCCAAATTCAATTAAAACAAGCATTTCCAGCATTTCTTGGACTATTAACCATGAAGTATTGCTCTGTAGTGCCTAAGGAAATTGTAGAACATAATAAAACGGATTTCAGGTCTCATCCAATAGGAACAGGTCCATTTAAATTTAAGCGTTGGGAAGAAAATTTAAAACTGGTATTTAGAAAGAATGAAACGTATTTTGAAACAGATAGCAATGGACAACAATTACCATATTTAGAAGCTGTAGCCATTACATTTTTGCCAGATAAGCAAAGTGAATTTTTACAATTTGCGCAAGGTAATATCGATTTCGTATCTGGTTTAGACGCCTCATACAAGGATGAGATATTGACTGCAAGTGGACAATTAAGACCTTCATATGAAACTGAGGTCAACATGATTCGTGGTCCATATCTCAATACAGAATATCTGGCTTTTTATATGGAAACTGAATTGCCAGAATTGCAATCTGATATGCTTCGGAAAGCTATTAACTATGGATTTGATCGTCAAAAAATGATGACGTATTTACGAAACGGCATTGGTATTCCAGCAAATGGAGGCTTTATTCCTAAAGGACTTCCTGGATATGATGAAACAATTGGTTTTAGTTTTCAGCCTGAAAAAGCAAAACAATTAGTACAGCAATTTAAAACTGAAACTGGAATTACTAATCCAGAAATAACCATAACAACTACCAGTAATTATTTAAGTTTTTGTGAATATATTCAAAGAGAATTACAAAAAATAGGGATTATAGTAAATATAGATGTTATTCCTCCTGCAACATTAAAAGACGCAAAAGCTAATGGAAAATTAGATCTATTTAGAGCAAGTTGGGTTGCTGATTATCCAGATGCCGAAAACTATTTATCATTGTATTACAGTAAGAATTTTGCACCAAATGGCCCGAATTACACGCACTTTAAAAGTGAATTATTTGACCAATGGTATGAAAAAGCATTTACAATAACAGACACCAAATCACGTGAAATATTATATACTAAAATGGATAGTTTGGTTATGGTTAAAACTCCTGTAGTTCCTTTATTTTATGATGAAGTAGTAAGATTTACTAGAAAGCAAGTTTCAGGATTAGGCATCAATCCAATAAATCTTTTAGATTTAAAGCGTGTTAGAAAAACGAACTAA
- the mtaB gene encoding tRNA (N(6)-L-threonylcarbamoyladenosine(37)-C(2))-methylthiotransferase MtaB produces the protein MNKKVAFYTLGCKLNFSETSTIARNFSSEGFERVDFKEEADIYVINTCSVTENADKRFKSIVKQAQKVNPEAFVAAIGCYAQLKPQELADVDGVDLVLGATEKFNITSYLNDLTKNDMGEVHSCEIQDADFYVGSYSFGDRTRAFLKVQDGCDYKCTYCTIPLARGISRSDTLENVLQNAKEISEKNIKEIVLTGVNIGDYGKGEFGNKKHEHTFYELVKALDKVQGIERLRISSIEPNLLKNETIEFVSQSNSFVPHFHIPLQSGSNELLKLMRRRYMTELYIDRVNKIKETMPHACIGVDVIVGFPGETDDLFLETYNFLNELDLSYLHVFTYSERDNTVAASLEGVVPKNVRAKRSKMLRGLSAKKRRAFYEQQLGSTRTVLFEGENKEGYIHGFTENYVKVKAPWNPELVNTLQTVDLTKIDEDGLVRFNFVQEEIV, from the coding sequence ATGAATAAAAAAGTCGCATTTTATACGTTAGGTTGTAAACTAAACTTCTCTGAAACGTCTACAATTGCTAGAAACTTTTCTTCGGAAGGTTTTGAGCGTGTAGATTTTAAGGAGGAAGCAGATATCTATGTGATTAACACATGTTCTGTGACCGAAAATGCTGACAAGCGTTTTAAATCTATAGTAAAACAAGCTCAAAAAGTAAATCCAGAAGCTTTCGTTGCTGCAATAGGTTGTTATGCGCAATTAAAACCTCAAGAATTGGCAGATGTTGATGGTGTAGATTTGGTATTAGGCGCAACCGAAAAATTTAATATCACAAGCTATCTTAATGATTTGACCAAAAATGACATGGGAGAAGTTCACAGTTGTGAAATTCAAGATGCCGATTTTTATGTTGGGAGTTATTCTTTTGGTGATCGCACTAGAGCATTTTTAAAAGTTCAAGATGGATGCGATTATAAATGTACCTATTGTACAATTCCATTAGCAAGAGGGATTTCTAGAAGTGATACTTTAGAGAATGTACTTCAGAATGCAAAAGAAATTTCTGAAAAAAACATTAAAGAAATTGTACTAACTGGTGTTAATATCGGAGACTATGGAAAAGGCGAATTTGGAAATAAAAAACATGAGCACACCTTCTATGAACTTGTTAAGGCTTTAGACAAAGTTCAAGGTATTGAGCGTTTGCGTATATCTTCAATAGAACCTAATTTACTGAAAAACGAAACGATAGAATTCGTGTCTCAAAGTAATTCATTTGTACCACATTTTCATATTCCTTTGCAGAGTGGAAGTAATGAACTGCTTAAACTAATGCGTCGTCGTTATATGACAGAATTGTACATCGATCGTGTTAATAAAATTAAAGAAACAATGCCTCATGCTTGTATAGGAGTAGATGTTATTGTTGGTTTTCCTGGTGAAACAGATGATTTGTTTTTAGAAACGTATAATTTTTTGAATGAATTGGACCTTTCTTATTTGCATGTGTTTACGTATTCAGAAAGAGATAATACTGTAGCTGCATCTTTAGAAGGTGTTGTGCCTAAAAATGTTCGTGCAAAGCGTAGTAAAATGTTACGTGGTCTTTCAGCTAAAAAACGCAGAGCATTTTATGAACAACAATTAGGAAGCACCAGAACAGTGCTTTTTGAAGGCGAAAATAAAGAAGGTTATATTCATGGGTTTACAGAAAACTACGTGAAAGTAAAAGCGCCTTGGAATCCAGAATTAGTGAATACTTTACAGACTGTTGATTTAACTAAAATTGATGAAGATGGATTGGTGAGATTTAATTTTGTACAAGAAGAAATAGTATAA
- a CDS encoding TolB family protein, whose amino-acid sequence MKTFLLILTLAVTASVSSQNETYTLKNISLNDELSQYGVVHVKDGIVYYSRYKVNSFGSVERNDDSQQIFTVYHGEMTDDGNIINTKEFVSSDRFVFNSSTAGFSKDGQYMYVTTNEKKRGDVYKYDDKTRNLRLERGEFVEGKGYMNFKPLHFCDQRYSYGHPSVSPDGQFLYFTSNIPSAKGPTDIFRVKILGNNKYGKPENLGAKLNSPRKEMFPYLSSDNTLYFSSDRAKGIGGLDLYKAEIGPDGKFGVPELMPAPINSKADDMCFELLPDGKSGYFTSNREGGKGEDDIYYFIKE is encoded by the coding sequence ATGAAAACCTTCCTACTTATATTAACCTTAGCAGTTACAGCTTCTGTTAGTTCTCAAAATGAAACCTATACTTTAAAAAACATTTCGCTTAATGACGAACTAAGCCAATATGGTGTGGTGCATGTTAAAGATGGAATTGTATATTATTCAAGATATAAAGTGAATAGTTTTGGTTCAGTTGAAAGAAATGATGATAGCCAACAGATTTTTACAGTTTATCATGGTGAAATGACTGACGATGGAAACATTATTAATACTAAAGAATTTGTATCATCAGATCGATTTGTATTTAATAGTTCTACGGCAGGATTCAGTAAAGATGGACAATATATGTACGTAACCACAAATGAGAAAAAGCGTGGTGATGTGTATAAATATGATGATAAAACAAGAAACTTAAGACTTGAAAGAGGTGAGTTTGTTGAAGGTAAAGGCTATATGAATTTTAAGCCATTGCATTTTTGTGATCAACGTTATTCTTATGGTCATCCATCGGTTAGTCCTGATGGACAATTTTTGTATTTTACATCAAATATTCCAAGTGCAAAAGGGCCTACTGATATCTTTAGAGTGAAAATTCTTGGAAACAATAAATATGGCAAACCCGAAAACCTAGGTGCAAAATTGAATTCGCCTAGAAAAGAAATGTTTCCGTATTTAAGTTCAGATAATACACTTTACTTTTCTTCTGATCGTGCAAAAGGAATTGGTGGATTGGATTTATACAAAGCTGAAATTGGTCCAGATGGAAAATTTGGTGTGCCAGAATTAATGCCAGCTCCAATAAATAGCAAAGCAGATGATATGTGTTTTGAACTTTTACCTGATGGTAAATCTGGATATTTTACATCTAATCGTGAAGGAGGAAAAGGTGAAGACGATATCTATTACTTTATAAAAGAATAA
- a CDS encoding type B 50S ribosomal protein L31, with product MKKGIHPENYRLVAFKDMSNDDVFLTKSTADTSETLEVDGVEYPVVKLEISRTSHPYYTGKSKLVDTAGRIDKFKNKYAKFKK from the coding sequence ATGAAAAAAGGAATACATCCAGAAAATTATAGACTTGTAGCATTTAAAGATATGTCAAACGATGACGTGTTTTTAACAAAGTCAACAGCAGATACTAGTGAAACTTTAGAAGTTGATGGTGTTGAATATCCAGTAGTGAAATTGGAAATTTCAAGAACATCTCATCCATATTACACTGGTAAATCTAAATTAGTAGATACAGCTGGTCGTATTGATAAGTTCAAAAACAAATACGCTAAATTTAAGAAATAA
- a CDS encoding alpha/beta hydrolase, whose product MSQEIIHVYFMPGMAANPTIFEHIKLSEDQFQMHWLEWMIPNKKESLESYAKRMIAKIEHDNIVLLGVSFGGILVQEMSKHMKLRKLFVVSSVKSKHELPKRMKLMKITKAYKILPTQLVSNIDFLAKYAFGETVTKRVELYKKYLSVSDKHYLDWAIENVIEWNQDQPNAAAIYIHGEKDSIFPHSCIGNCLVVKGGTHIMIINKFKWFNENLPKLILNQA is encoded by the coding sequence ATGTCTCAAGAGATCATACATGTTTACTTCATGCCAGGAATGGCTGCTAACCCAACAATTTTTGAACACATAAAGTTATCTGAAGATCAATTTCAAATGCATTGGCTAGAATGGATGATTCCAAATAAAAAGGAGTCTCTCGAGTCTTATGCTAAGCGTATGATAGCTAAAATAGAACATGATAACATCGTATTGTTAGGTGTGTCTTTTGGAGGAATTCTAGTTCAAGAAATGAGTAAGCATATGAAACTTAGGAAACTTTTCGTAGTGTCTAGTGTAAAGTCTAAACATGAATTGCCAAAACGGATGAAACTCATGAAAATAACTAAGGCTTATAAAATATTACCCACACAATTGGTCAGTAATATTGATTTCTTAGCAAAATATGCATTTGGAGAAACCGTTACTAAACGAGTAGAATTATATAAAAAGTACCTTTCAGTGAGTGATAAACACTATTTAGATTGGGCAATTGAAAATGTAATTGAGTGGAATCAAGACCAACCTAATGCTGCTGCGATTTATATTCATGGAGAAAAGGATTCTATATTTCCACATTCTTGTATTGGTAATTGTTTGGTCGTAAAAGGAGGAACGCATATCATGATCATCAATAAGTTTAAGTGGTTTAACGAAAATTTACCAAAACTTATCTTAAATCAGGCTTGA